One stretch of Candidatus Sulfotelmatobacter sp. DNA includes these proteins:
- a CDS encoding Rid family hydrolase, with the protein MPRWPFSDAVRAGDTVYVAGRLGLDPRTRKPHADVREEAKQILDDIRAVLALDGLTMDALVMVTIYAPDVSHFAAFNEVYLTYFSDDLPARAFLGSGPLLYGCRFEVTAIAVG; encoded by the coding sequence ATGCCGCGCTGGCCGTTCAGCGACGCCGTCCGCGCGGGTGACACGGTCTATGTCGCGGGCCGTCTCGGCCTGGATCCCCGCACGCGCAAGCCGCACGCCGACGTCCGCGAGGAAGCAAAGCAGATCCTCGACGACATCAGGGCGGTGCTCGCGCTCGACGGTCTGACGATGGACGCGCTCGTCATGGTGACGATCTACGCGCCCGACGTCTCCCACTTCGCCGCCTTCAACGAAGTCTACCTGACGTATTTCAGCGACGACCTCCCGGCCCGCGCCTTCCTCGGTTCCGGCCCGCTCCTCTACGGCTGCCGCTTCGAGGTCACCGCGATCGCGGTGGGTTGA
- a CDS encoding adenylate/guanylate cyclase domain-containing protein, protein MGILFGLIALAALGAAAGCWAVWRRWTASQHELARVRATFSRYVAPSVVDMLLERNDERLFTGRSTRATVLVCRIRNFAHFIEQLNPEETLRYVNEFYGLTGTAIHRHRGIIETFLGDGIVAVFGAPIENPTQEDDALRAALDIVRYVVGMRDRWARQGRRPFTVGIGVNTGNVIAGDTGFRDRREYAVVGTEATFAHRLQEAAYDLNAFIVASRATCTSLTDEYKLVPVSGIPLPGVRRLLDAFVVRGRRNGPERFTVPVDALIETTIQPDEPAAPVPPPAVVTAPAAVAGAPASSPLPPPPPAVRPAPEPPIARPRPRPADATPPFPELRHSWLLGNDDAAGPILPEPPPPKATYEDRRGTIDL, encoded by the coding sequence ATGGGAATCCTCTTCGGGCTGATCGCCCTGGCCGCGCTCGGCGCCGCCGCCGGCTGCTGGGCGGTCTGGCGGCGCTGGACCGCGTCCCAGCACGAGCTGGCCCGCGTGCGCGCGACGTTCTCGCGCTACGTCGCGCCGTCGGTGGTCGACATGCTGCTCGAGCGCAACGACGAGCGGCTCTTCACCGGCCGTTCGACGCGCGCCACCGTCCTGGTCTGCCGCATCCGCAACTTCGCGCACTTCATCGAGCAGCTCAACCCCGAAGAGACGCTGCGTTACGTCAACGAGTTCTACGGGCTGACCGGCACGGCGATCCACCGTCATCGCGGCATCATCGAGACGTTCCTGGGCGACGGGATCGTCGCCGTGTTCGGCGCACCGATCGAAAACCCGACGCAAGAGGACGATGCGCTGCGCGCCGCACTCGACATCGTGCGCTACGTGGTCGGGATGCGCGACCGCTGGGCGCGCCAGGGACGGCGCCCGTTCACGGTCGGGATCGGCGTCAACACCGGCAACGTCATCGCCGGCGACACCGGCTTCCGCGACCGCCGCGAGTACGCCGTCGTCGGCACCGAAGCGACCTTCGCCCACCGGCTGCAAGAAGCGGCGTACGATCTCAACGCGTTCATCGTCGCCTCGCGCGCCACGTGCACCTCGCTCACCGACGAGTACAAGCTCGTTCCCGTCAGCGGCATTCCGTTGCCCGGCGTGCGCCGTCTGCTCGACGCGTTCGTCGTGCGCGGCCGCCGCAACGGCCCCGAACGCTTCACCGTCCCGGTCGACGCGCTGATCGAGACGACGATCCAGCCCGACGAGCCGGCCGCACCGGTCCCGCCGCCCGCCGTCGTCACCGCGCCGGCCGCCGTCGCGGGCGCCCCGGCCTCCTCGCCGCTGCCGCCACCGCCGCCGGCCGTGCGGCCGGCCCCCGAACCGCCGATCGCGCGGCCACGCCCGCGCCCGGCCGACGCGACGCCGCCGTTCCCCGAGCTGCGCCACTCCTGGCTGCTCGGCAACGACGACGCCGCCGGCCCGATCCTCCCCGAGCCCCCGCCCCCCAAAGCGACCTACGAGGACCGCCGCGGCACCATCGACCTCTGA
- a CDS encoding sodium:solute symporter family protein yields MHLSPLDIAVIVGFFAINLGIGLWFARGSGRSVSDYFLSGRAAPWWLTGTSMVATTFAVDTPLAVTGFVAANGIAGNWLWWNMAASGILTVFFFAALWRRSGVLTDVEFIELRYGGAPASWLRGVRAVYQGVLVNTIIMGWVNLAMVKILSLTLNVPTRPALYICLVLTALYVTIGGFWSVLVTDLLQFVVKMAMAIVLAVAAVVAVGGIPGLKAGLAVVDAHRGTGGSILSFFPSGGASSWMPLTTFLVFVGVSWWASSYPGAEPGGGSYIAQRIFASRSERDAVYATLFFNVAHYALRPWPWILVALAALVLYPHGVVGAGGVVDPELGYVQAMVDHLPVALRGLMMAGFLAAYMSTIGTQLNLGASYLTNDLYRRFIRRDADERHYVGVSRWMTVLALVLAAIVTNFMSSVGEAWKYMLTLTAGVGLVMILRWYWWRISAWSEIAALATSAVVGSACYLLPFVAGDDPNATAKRLLITVVATTIVWLAVTFLTRPESESTLVRFYTRVMPNGAGWGPVARLVPGTSEDRLGIALIDWIAGLGLVYGTLFGIGRLVLGEVGPGIAWCLLAAVCGIVIARTLRAAPPPRG; encoded by the coding sequence ATGCACCTGAGCCCTCTCGACATCGCGGTGATCGTCGGGTTCTTCGCGATCAACCTGGGCATCGGGCTCTGGTTCGCGCGCGGCAGCGGCCGCAGCGTCAGCGACTACTTCCTCTCGGGCCGGGCGGCGCCGTGGTGGCTGACCGGGACCTCGATGGTCGCCACGACCTTCGCGGTCGACACCCCGCTGGCGGTCACCGGCTTCGTCGCCGCCAACGGGATCGCCGGCAACTGGCTGTGGTGGAACATGGCCGCCAGCGGCATCCTGACGGTCTTCTTCTTCGCGGCACTGTGGCGGCGCTCGGGCGTGCTCACCGACGTCGAGTTCATCGAGCTGCGCTACGGCGGCGCGCCGGCGTCGTGGCTGCGAGGCGTGCGCGCCGTCTACCAGGGCGTGCTGGTCAACACGATCATCATGGGCTGGGTCAACCTGGCGATGGTGAAGATCCTCTCGCTGACGCTGAACGTGCCGACGCGGCCCGCGCTGTACATCTGCTTGGTGCTGACGGCGCTGTACGTGACGATCGGCGGCTTCTGGTCGGTGCTCGTCACCGATCTCTTGCAGTTCGTGGTGAAGATGGCGATGGCGATCGTGCTGGCGGTGGCGGCGGTGGTCGCCGTCGGCGGCATCCCCGGCCTCAAAGCGGGTCTCGCGGTCGTCGACGCGCACCGCGGCACGGGCGGCTCCATCCTCTCGTTCTTTCCGAGCGGCGGCGCGAGCAGCTGGATGCCCTTGACGACGTTCCTGGTGTTCGTCGGCGTGAGCTGGTGGGCGTCGTCGTATCCCGGCGCGGAGCCGGGCGGCGGTTCGTACATCGCGCAGCGCATCTTCGCCTCGCGCAGCGAGCGCGACGCCGTGTACGCGACGCTTTTCTTCAACGTCGCGCACTACGCGCTGCGCCCGTGGCCGTGGATCCTCGTCGCGCTGGCCGCGCTCGTCCTCTATCCGCACGGCGTCGTCGGCGCGGGCGGGGTCGTCGACCCCGAGCTCGGCTACGTGCAGGCGATGGTCGATCATTTGCCGGTCGCGCTGCGCGGGCTGATGATGGCCGGTTTCTTGGCGGCGTACATGTCGACGATCGGGACGCAGCTCAACCTCGGGGCGTCGTACCTGACCAACGACCTCTACCGGCGCTTCATCCGGCGCGACGCCGACGAGCGCCACTACGTCGGCGTCTCGCGTTGGATGACCGTGCTCGCGCTGGTGCTGGCCGCGATCGTCACCAACTTCATGTCCTCGGTCGGCGAGGCGTGGAAATACATGCTCACGCTGACGGCCGGCGTCGGACTGGTGATGATCCTGCGCTGGTACTGGTGGCGGATCAGCGCGTGGAGCGAGATCGCGGCGCTGGCGACCTCGGCCGTCGTCGGCAGCGCGTGCTATCTGTTGCCGTTCGTCGCCGGCGACGATCCCAACGCGACCGCGAAGCGCCTGTTGATCACGGTGGTGGCGACGACGATCGTCTGGCTCGCGGTCACGTTCCTCACCCGTCCCGAGTCCGAGTCGACGCTGGTGCGCTTCTACACGCGCGTCATGCCCAACGGCGCCGGCTGGGGACCGGTCGCGCGCCTCGTTCCCGGCACGTCCGAGGACCGGCTCGGCATCGCGCTCATCGATTGGATCGCCGGGCTGGGGCTGGTCTACGGCACGCTGTTCGGCATCGGCCGGCTCGTGCTGGGAGAGGTCGGTCCTGGTATCGCCTGGTGCCTGCTCGCGGCCGTTTGCGGCATCGTGATCGCACGCACGCTGCGCGCCGCGCCGCCACCGCGCGGGTAA
- a CDS encoding deaminase → MAAPVIEQQPVRRELIFGLVAPLGVDKNKVIEAFKTCVKDARYDFVRIDTTEIIEEYRNRPKPHAESYLERKEALMDAGDEMRADWASHGDRRGDAVAIAAVFAIHEHRDSTSRSSPTMAAGDARCYLIDSLKHPHELETLRSLYGPAFIAIALYAPPAKRREFLLLRARGQERAVDALLDRDARAPDDLGQRASDAFYVCDFIVDATKDEYQIERSLKRLFRLLFGDPHVTPTKQEMGMFLARAAQARSGSLARQIGAAILRDDGSVVSVGTNEVAKPITGGQYWAADDKRYHGRDRSYRLRDTSDEFRAEMVADALQRLAGSGALNDYYAALDPTDRLNELYFARSAPLRKSKIKDNIDYIRAVHAEGAAIIDAARAGVATKGTTMYATVFPCHECARHIVAAGIKKVVYLAPYPKSGVSRLYEDSIQVDPDVRSRHKVLFRTFRGVAPPRYLDLFTVGEDERKGPDGSPKTVDIETAAPQLPYFTPDAGEVVFDEARLLAKYADSLRARRLL, encoded by the coding sequence GTGGCTGCGCCTGTTATTGAGCAGCAGCCAGTCCGTCGCGAATTGATTTTCGGTCTCGTCGCGCCCCTCGGCGTCGACAAGAACAAGGTGATCGAAGCGTTCAAGACCTGCGTAAAAGATGCTCGATACGATTTCGTCCGAATCGATACCACCGAGATAATCGAGGAGTACCGTAACCGCCCAAAACCACACGCGGAGAGCTACCTGGAGCGTAAGGAAGCTCTGATGGACGCGGGTGACGAGATGCGCGCAGATTGGGCAAGTCATGGAGATCGACGAGGCGACGCCGTAGCAATTGCCGCGGTCTTCGCGATCCATGAGCATCGCGACTCGACAAGTCGGTCGAGCCCCACAATGGCAGCTGGTGACGCTCGGTGCTACCTTATTGATTCACTAAAGCATCCGCATGAACTAGAGACCCTTCGGAGCCTTTACGGGCCGGCATTCATAGCCATAGCTTTGTATGCGCCGCCAGCGAAGCGTCGTGAGTTTCTGCTCCTCAGAGCTAGAGGACAGGAGCGTGCCGTTGACGCGCTACTCGACCGAGATGCGCGGGCACCGGATGATCTGGGGCAAAGAGCCTCGGATGCATTTTACGTTTGCGACTTCATCGTCGACGCAACCAAGGATGAATACCAGATCGAGCGGTCGCTCAAGCGCCTATTTCGACTACTATTTGGCGATCCGCATGTCACGCCCACAAAGCAAGAGATGGGGATGTTCTTGGCCCGTGCAGCCCAAGCTCGCTCGGGATCACTTGCCCGTCAAATCGGAGCTGCGATCCTTCGCGATGACGGGTCCGTAGTGAGCGTCGGCACAAATGAGGTAGCGAAGCCGATCACAGGCGGCCAGTATTGGGCCGCCGACGATAAGCGCTACCATGGCAGAGACCGCAGCTATCGCCTACGTGATACTAGCGATGAGTTCAGGGCTGAAATGGTAGCGGACGCGCTCCAGCGATTAGCCGGTTCGGGTGCCCTCAATGACTACTACGCCGCACTGGATCCTACTGATCGACTAAACGAGCTCTACTTTGCGAGGAGCGCGCCGCTAAGGAAGTCAAAAATTAAAGACAACATCGACTACATTCGCGCTGTTCATGCAGAAGGAGCCGCAATCATTGATGCGGCCAGGGCAGGCGTCGCCACGAAGGGCACGACCATGTACGCCACGGTTTTTCCTTGCCATGAATGTGCTAGACACATCGTCGCAGCAGGTATCAAGAAGGTCGTCTACCTTGCTCCGTATCCGAAGAGTGGGGTCTCGCGTCTGTACGAAGACTCGATTCAGGTCGATCCAGACGTGCGCTCGAGGCACAAGGTTCTGTTTCGCACTTTTCGGGGCGTAGCACCACCGCGGTATTTGGATCTCTTCACCGTTGGAGAAGACGAGCGAAAAGGGCCTGACGGCAGTCCGAAAACGGTCGACATCGAAACGGCTGCACCCCAACTGCCCTACTTTACGCCAGACGCCGGAGAGGTTGTTTTCGACGAAGCAAGGTTGCTCGCCAAGTATGCGGACTCACTGCGTGCGCGCCGCCTGCTATGA
- a CDS encoding family 20 glycosylhydrolase, producing the protein MRSLLVAAFVLFTATSASAAPALVPAPRWLAPAACPRPFALARPLRLPRDVDPGGFALLRERWTALGIAPPVRVAPAAAQVELRPVVSRVPGVYTLRVDSHVAIGANGGEAQFDALMTLAQLPERRGAGWTLPCVAIDDAPAMRWRIVSDDVSRGPFPTMAYAKQRIRTLASLKINGWSPYMEQVVVDPRYPYVAWPNGWTAAQLHELAVYARGFHVALIPEQQTFAHLHENLKWESLAPLAELPHGYLIAESDPRTYAYLEPLLREVTAATEPTPFVHLGADEPIDLGRGRTPRTPQVFADHVNRVAQVVRAAGSRPMIWDDAVQQDPTILRLLPRDLVIVSFHYGAEPTYRTYLDTIANAGFEQMIAPGAANWNEIYPDLTTAYANVGRFVAEAKTTRGVLGTFMTVWHDDGESLYEATWPAVAYAAASAWQRAPVDARTWHATFARAFFGSDDPRYAADLDALAAIRDGLRAGPDIPPDYLFWRDPFDPALQTAVQKIDLAALRTRAERVLSDLWTARPPLHAGALAAMRLGALRYDQLARRLQIGSEAPRYYADARTRAAQPGASGAERSLNVAKYQCWELRDALAALVPVYAAAWRAESTEPGLQRVLVKYRLAEANAQRCADALDAVERDDLVAGKPLPPWNEVLSSAR; encoded by the coding sequence GTGCGCTCGCTCTTGGTCGCTGCGTTCGTCCTGTTCACGGCAACGAGCGCGTCGGCGGCGCCCGCGTTGGTGCCGGCGCCTCGCTGGCTGGCGCCGGCCGCCTGCCCGCGGCCGTTCGCGCTCGCGCGCCCGCTCCGGCTACCGCGCGACGTCGATCCGGGCGGGTTCGCTCTTCTGCGTGAACGGTGGACGGCGCTCGGCATTGCGCCGCCGGTGCGCGTCGCGCCGGCGGCCGCGCAGGTCGAGCTGCGCCCGGTCGTCTCGCGGGTGCCGGGCGTCTATACGCTGCGCGTCGATTCGCACGTCGCGATCGGCGCCAACGGCGGCGAGGCGCAGTTCGACGCGCTGATGACGCTGGCGCAATTGCCGGAGCGGCGCGGCGCAGGCTGGACCTTGCCGTGCGTCGCGATCGACGACGCGCCGGCGATGCGCTGGCGCATCGTCTCGGACGACGTCTCGCGCGGGCCGTTCCCGACCATGGCGTACGCCAAGCAGCGCATTCGCACGCTGGCGTCGCTCAAGATCAACGGCTGGTCGCCGTACATGGAACAGGTCGTGGTCGATCCGCGCTATCCGTACGTCGCGTGGCCGAACGGGTGGACCGCCGCGCAGCTGCACGAGCTGGCCGTCTACGCGCGGGGTTTCCATGTCGCGCTGATCCCCGAGCAGCAGACGTTCGCGCACCTGCACGAGAACCTCAAGTGGGAGTCGCTGGCGCCGCTGGCCGAGCTCCCGCACGGCTATCTGATCGCCGAGAGCGATCCGCGCACCTACGCGTATCTCGAGCCGCTGCTGCGCGAGGTGACGGCGGCGACCGAGCCGACACCGTTCGTCCATCTCGGCGCCGATGAGCCGATCGACCTCGGCCGCGGTCGCACGCCGCGCACGCCGCAGGTCTTCGCCGACCACGTGAACCGCGTCGCGCAGGTCGTGCGCGCGGCCGGCTCGCGTCCGATGATCTGGGACGACGCCGTCCAGCAGGACCCGACGATCCTGCGGCTCCTCCCGCGCGATCTGGTCATCGTCTCCTTCCACTACGGGGCCGAGCCGACGTACCGGACGTACCTCGATACGATCGCGAACGCCGGCTTCGAGCAGATGATCGCGCCGGGCGCCGCCAACTGGAACGAGATCTATCCGGACTTGACGACGGCGTACGCGAACGTCGGCCGCTTCGTCGCCGAGGCGAAGACGACGCGCGGCGTGCTCGGCACGTTCATGACGGTCTGGCACGACGACGGCGAGAGCCTGTACGAGGCGACTTGGCCGGCCGTCGCCTACGCCGCCGCCAGCGCGTGGCAGCGTGCGCCGGTCGACGCGCGCACCTGGCATGCGACCTTCGCGCGCGCGTTCTTCGGCAGCGACGATCCGCGCTACGCCGCCGATCTCGACGCGCTGGCGGCGATCCGCGACGGGCTGCGCGCCGGCCCCGACATCCCGCCGGATTACCTGTTCTGGCGCGACCCGTTCGATCCGGCGTTACAGACGGCGGTGCAGAAGATCGATCTGGCGGCGTTGCGCACCCGCGCCGAGCGCGTCCTGAGCGACCTGTGGACGGCGCGCCCGCCGCTGCACGCCGGCGCGCTGGCCGCGATGCGGCTCGGCGCGCTGCGCTACGATCAGCTGGCGCGCCGGCTGCAGATCGGGAGCGAGGCGCCGCGCTACTACGCCGACGCGCGCACGCGCGCGGCGCAGCCGGGCGCGAGCGGTGCCGAACGCAGCCTCAACGTCGCCAAGTACCAGTGCTGGGAGCTGCGCGACGCGCTGGCGGCGCTCGTCCCCGTCTATGCCGCCGCGTGGCGCGCCGAGAGTACCGAGCCCGGCCTGCAGCGCGTGCTGGTGAAGTACCGTCTGGCCGAGGCGAACGCGCAGCGCTGCGCGGACGCGCTCGATGCCGTCGAGCGTGACGATTTGGTGGCCGGCAAGCCGCTCCCGCCGTGGAACGAGGTGCTCTCATCGGCGCGCTGA